One Phenylobacterium hankyongense DNA segment encodes these proteins:
- a CDS encoding SOS response-associated peptidase gives MCNEYRFKQSLDRITDEFSKLRLPLHWAGGAPNLEPRDSIRPTDPAPVIIGSPDGAELRQLRWGFAQPRGGPVINFRSDGRRFPSGRCLVPADGFYEFTGDKAPKAKWLFTSTEAELFCIAGLVRDDRFTLLTTAPGPDIAPYHDRQIVILPRDQWAAWLGPAQAQPPIRPLPAGSLAVEKIR, from the coding sequence ATGTGCAACGAATACCGCTTCAAGCAGTCCCTCGACCGGATCACCGACGAGTTCAGCAAGCTGAGGCTGCCGCTGCACTGGGCCGGCGGCGCGCCGAACCTCGAGCCCCGCGATTCGATCCGCCCCACCGATCCGGCCCCGGTCATCATCGGATCGCCGGACGGCGCCGAGCTGCGGCAGCTGCGCTGGGGCTTCGCCCAGCCCAGGGGCGGGCCGGTGATCAACTTCCGCTCGGACGGCCGCCGCTTCCCCAGCGGCCGCTGCTTGGTCCCGGCCGACGGCTTCTACGAGTTCACCGGCGACAAGGCGCCGAAGGCCAAGTGGCTGTTCACCAGCACGGAGGCTGAGCTGTTCTGCATCGCCGGCCTGGTCCGCGACGACCGTTTCACCCTGCTGACCACCGCGCCGGGCCCCGACATCGCGCCCTACCACGACCGCCAGATCGTCATCCTGCCCCGCGACCAGTGGGCCGCCTGGCTGGGTCCGGCCCAGGCGCAGCCGCCGATCCGGCCCCTCCCCGCCGGCAGCCTGGCGGTGGAGAAGATCCGCTAG
- a CDS encoding GtrA family protein → MTAASFRRLVGFYFNGVFAKFLLAGGLAAAANFAARLVLQPWTGFAAAVVLAYLVGFVTAFVLNRAFVFPASGKPLRHEVAWFLVFNLIAFPVVVGVAILLRDHLFGRFLAPGPAETVAHACAILTPVVFNFAAHRLVTFRAGEARR, encoded by the coding sequence GTGACCGCCGCCTCGTTCCGCCGGCTGGTCGGCTTCTATTTCAACGGCGTGTTCGCCAAGTTCCTGCTGGCCGGCGGCCTGGCGGCTGCGGCCAATTTCGCCGCGCGTCTGGTTCTGCAGCCGTGGACGGGCTTTGCCGCGGCTGTGGTGCTCGCCTACCTGGTGGGCTTCGTCACCGCCTTCGTCCTCAACCGGGCGTTCGTCTTCCCCGCATCGGGCAAGCCGCTGCGGCACGAGGTGGCGTGGTTCCTGGTCTTCAACCTGATCGCCTTCCCTGTCGTCGTGGGGGTCGCCATCCTGTTGCGCGACCACCTGTTCGGCCGGTTCCTGGCGCCCGGCCCGGCCGAGACCGTGGCCCATGCCTGCGCCATCCTGACGCCGGTGGTGTTCAACTTCGCCGCCCACCGGCTGGTCACCTTCCGGGCCGGCGAGGCCCGGCGCTGA
- a CDS encoding helix-turn-helix domain-containing protein codes for MTADPITDHRFQRLREARLAKGFDTAAAAADAFGWNRNTYASNENGNAVFSYRRAKEYAGAFGVRPEWLYDAAGPMLPATAAGFVPIVGRVGANPDGVVLFATGQEAGDLAPIPPGGTDKAAALRVVGHSMRGVADDGALIYFEDQRTPPTPDMLGHVVVVEVDTDEVLVKRLLRGSRGGVFDLESVAGPTRHDAHLRWAAHITAIIPPYQARRIIRGAG; via the coding sequence ATGACCGCAGACCCGATCACCGATCACCGCTTCCAGCGCCTGCGCGAGGCCCGCCTCGCCAAGGGCTTCGACACCGCCGCGGCGGCGGCGGACGCCTTCGGCTGGAACCGCAACACCTACGCCTCCAACGAGAACGGCAACGCGGTCTTCTCCTATCGCCGGGCCAAGGAATACGCCGGCGCCTTCGGCGTGCGCCCGGAGTGGCTCTATGACGCCGCCGGGCCGATGCTCCCGGCCACCGCCGCGGGCTTCGTGCCGATCGTCGGCCGGGTCGGCGCCAACCCCGACGGGGTCGTGCTGTTCGCCACCGGCCAGGAGGCGGGCGACCTCGCGCCGATCCCCCCGGGCGGCACCGACAAGGCCGCGGCCCTGCGGGTGGTCGGCCACTCCATGCGCGGCGTGGCCGACGACGGCGCCCTGATCTATTTCGAGGACCAGCGGACGCCGCCGACCCCCGACATGCTGGGCCACGTGGTGGTCGTCGAGGTCGACACCGACGAGGTCCTGGTCAAGCGCCTCCTGCGCGGCTCCCGCGGCGGCGTCTTCGATCTGGAGAGCGTCGCCGGCCCGACCCGCCACGACGCACACCTGCGCTGGGCCGCCCACATCACCGCGATCATCCCGCCCTACCAGGCCCGCCGGATCATCCGCGGCGCGGGCTGA
- a CDS encoding SDR family NAD(P)-dependent oxidoreductase, which produces MSGQPRRIVILGATSAMAEATARLYAAEGAALVLVGRRLDRLEEIRADLLARGASAAEAVAADLARPDAAADQLAAWAGPQGADAVLLFYGVLGDQAQAERDPAIAREILSVNFTSAAEWCLAAANLLEAQRRGALVVIGSVAGDRGRQSNYVYGAAKAGLGVLVQGIAHRLALRNTGARAVLVKPGFVDTPMTDGLPKGGPLWAKPEAIARIVRASAQGGGPVVYAPWFWRFIMLIIRLVPAPLFHKRPL; this is translated from the coding sequence ATGAGCGGCCAACCCCGCCGGATCGTCATCCTCGGCGCCACCTCCGCCATGGCCGAGGCGACCGCCCGCCTCTACGCCGCCGAGGGCGCGGCCCTGGTGCTGGTCGGACGCCGCCTCGACCGCCTGGAGGAGATCCGCGCCGACCTGCTGGCGCGCGGCGCCTCGGCTGCGGAAGCCGTCGCCGCCGACCTCGCCCGGCCTGACGCTGCGGCCGATCAGCTGGCCGCCTGGGCGGGACCGCAAGGCGCGGACGCCGTCCTGCTGTTCTACGGCGTGCTCGGCGACCAGGCGCAGGCCGAGCGCGATCCCGCCATCGCCCGCGAGATCCTCTCGGTCAACTTCACCAGCGCCGCCGAATGGTGCCTGGCCGCCGCCAACCTGCTGGAGGCCCAGCGCCGCGGGGCGCTGGTGGTGATCGGCTCGGTGGCCGGCGACCGCGGGCGCCAGTCGAACTACGTCTACGGGGCGGCGAAGGCCGGCCTGGGCGTGCTGGTGCAGGGCATCGCCCACCGCCTGGCGCTGCGCAACACCGGCGCGCGCGCCGTCCTCGTCAAGCCGGGGTTCGTCGACACCCCGATGACCGACGGCCTGCCCAAGGGCGGACCGCTGTGGGCCAAGCCGGAGGCGATCGCCCGCATCGTCCGCGCCTCGGCCCAAGGCGGCGGCCCGGTGGTCTACGCCCCCTGGTTCTGGCGCTTCATCATGCTGATCATCCGGCTCGTTCCGGCCCCCCTGTTCCACAAGCGTCCGCTGTGA
- a CDS encoding NAD-dependent epimerase/dehydratase family protein, with amino-acid sequence MKTVIVTGAAGLVGQNLIVRLKARGYRVVGIDKHPANTARLRELHPDIQVIEADLAQPGPWADAFAGADALVLNQAQIGGLERGPFVANNVIATEHILEAARRHGVPYFVHISSSVVASQARDLYVETKTAQEKLVDACEMPHVVLRPTLMFGWFDRKHLGWLRRFLDRSPVFPVPGSGRFRRQPLYAGDFTAIIVSALERRITGTYDISGRTELDYVDIIRMIKRITGARAAIVHIPFGLFWALLWLYARFDRDPPFTVHQLEALVIPEVFPVIDWPAIFDVQETPLEAALTEAFCDPRYSQIVLDF; translated from the coding sequence GTGAAGACCGTCATCGTCACCGGCGCGGCCGGCCTGGTCGGCCAGAACCTGATCGTGCGGCTGAAGGCCCGCGGCTACCGGGTCGTCGGCATCGACAAGCACCCCGCCAACACCGCCCGCCTGCGCGAGCTGCACCCGGACATCCAGGTGATCGAGGCCGACCTCGCCCAGCCGGGGCCGTGGGCCGACGCCTTCGCCGGGGCCGACGCCCTGGTGCTCAACCAGGCGCAGATCGGCGGCCTGGAGCGCGGCCCGTTCGTCGCCAACAACGTCATCGCCACCGAACACATCCTCGAGGCCGCGCGCCGGCACGGCGTGCCCTATTTCGTGCACATCTCGTCGTCGGTGGTCGCCTCCCAGGCCCGGGACCTCTACGTCGAGACCAAGACCGCCCAGGAGAAGCTGGTCGACGCCTGCGAGATGCCCCACGTGGTCCTGCGCCCGACGCTGATGTTCGGCTGGTTCGACCGCAAGCACCTGGGCTGGCTGCGCCGCTTCCTGGACCGCAGCCCGGTCTTCCCGGTGCCGGGCAGCGGCCGCTTCCGCCGCCAGCCGCTCTACGCCGGCGACTTCACGGCGATCATCGTCTCGGCGCTGGAGCGGCGGATCACTGGGACCTACGACATCTCCGGCCGGACCGAGCTCGACTACGTCGACATCATCCGGATGATCAAGCGGATCACCGGCGCCCGCGCGGCCATCGTGCACATCCCCTTCGGCCTGTTCTGGGCCCTGCTGTGGCTCTACGCGCGCTTCGACCGCGACCCGCCGTTCACCGTCCACCAGCTCGAGGCGCTGGTGATCCCCGAGGTGTTCCCGGTGATCGACTGGCCGGCGATCTTCGACGTGCAGGAGACGCCCCTGGAGGCGGCGCTGACCGAAGCCTTCTGCGACCCGCGCTACAGCCAGATCGTGTTGGACTTCTGA
- a CDS encoding sigma-70 family RNA polymerase sigma factor — MPQSHTRFEAELLDAVPFLRAFGRTLCGDPEQAEDLAQDAVVKALQNRAQFQPGSNLRAWLATILRNLFYSASRRRKFHGEYNPEFAERTLVAPDDPCAVAELEDVRRALAMLPAFQREALILVGAGGMSYEEAAQIAGVPLGTVKSRVRRARDELQAIVFEGRPAPAPRTAEPLLALVDDFDRFRARAA, encoded by the coding sequence ATGCCGCAAAGCCACACCCGCTTCGAAGCCGAGCTGCTCGACGCCGTGCCCTTCCTGCGGGCGTTCGGCCGCACCCTCTGCGGCGACCCCGAGCAGGCCGAGGACCTGGCCCAGGACGCGGTGGTCAAGGCCCTGCAGAACCGCGCCCAGTTCCAGCCCGGCAGCAACCTGCGCGCCTGGCTGGCGACCATCCTGCGCAACCTCTTCTACTCCGCGTCCCGCCGCCGGAAGTTCCACGGCGAGTACAACCCCGAGTTCGCCGAACGCACCCTGGTGGCGCCCGACGACCCCTGCGCCGTCGCCGAGCTGGAGGACGTCCGCCGGGCGCTCGCCATGCTCCCGGCCTTCCAGCGCGAGGCGCTGATCCTGGTCGGCGCCGGCGGCATGTCCTACGAGGAAGCGGCGCAGATCGCCGGCGTCCCGCTGGGCACGGTGAAGAGCCGCGTGCGCCGCGCCCGCGACGAGCTGCAGGCCATCGTCTTCGAGGGCCGGCCGGCCCCGGCGCCGCGCACCGCCGAGCCCCTGCTCGCCCTCGTCGACGACTTCGACCGCTTTCGGGCCCGCGCCGCTTGA
- a CDS encoding FAD-binding oxidoreductase — MTGFQATSELSSWGRVVRARQDVVRPHWRDQLAAAVEEAGARPEGGLAVGLARSYGDSGLNSGGAVIAMSGLDRVHSFDPATGVVRADAGMSLDALIGLALPHGWFPAVVPGTRFVTLGGAIANDVHGKNHHDAGTFGRHVRRLALRRTDGSVRELTPDDPSGLFAATVGGLGLTGVIAWAELQLSRWAGAFLDSEDIAFRGLDAFFALSAESVRTHAYTAAWVDCTGRGRNLGRGIFSRANPSPDPRRTLHRPPRVSIPVDAPAALLNPLTLRAFNAGYFALKAARAGRRQAHYDSVFFPLDAIGAWNRLYGRAGFYQYQCVVPPASARDAVAELLAQIAASGEGSVLAVLKTFGALPSPGLLSFPMEGTTLALDFRNRGEPTLKLFDRFDAIVREAGGRLYPAKDGRIGAGMFQAGYPQLAAFAPHVDPGLTSNFWKRVKS, encoded by the coding sequence ATGACCGGTTTCCAGGCCACGTCGGAGCTGAGCTCCTGGGGCCGGGTGGTGCGCGCCCGCCAGGATGTCGTGCGCCCCCACTGGCGCGACCAGTTGGCCGCAGCCGTGGAGGAAGCCGGAGCGCGGCCGGAGGGCGGCCTGGCCGTCGGCCTGGCGCGATCCTACGGCGACAGCGGGCTGAATTCCGGCGGTGCGGTGATCGCCATGAGCGGGCTCGACCGGGTGCACTCGTTCGACCCCGCCACCGGCGTCGTGCGGGCCGATGCGGGAATGTCGCTGGACGCCCTCATCGGCCTGGCCCTGCCGCACGGCTGGTTCCCGGCTGTCGTGCCGGGCACCCGTTTCGTGACGCTCGGCGGCGCCATCGCCAACGACGTCCATGGCAAGAACCATCACGACGCCGGGACCTTCGGACGCCACGTCCGCCGGCTGGCCCTGCGCCGCACCGACGGCTCCGTTCGGGAGCTCACGCCTGACGATCCCTCGGGCCTGTTCGCCGCCACGGTCGGCGGCCTGGGGCTCACCGGCGTGATCGCCTGGGCGGAGCTTCAGCTCAGCCGGTGGGCGGGCGCCTTCCTGGACTCCGAGGACATCGCCTTCCGGGGCCTTGACGCCTTCTTCGCCCTGTCGGCGGAAAGCGTCCGCACCCACGCCTATACGGCGGCCTGGGTGGACTGCACGGGCCGCGGCCGCAACCTTGGCCGGGGCATCTTCTCGCGCGCCAATCCCTCGCCTGATCCGCGTCGAACCCTGCATCGGCCGCCGCGCGTAAGCATCCCTGTGGATGCCCCGGCCGCGCTGCTGAACCCCCTCACGCTGCGCGCCTTCAACGCCGGCTATTTCGCGCTCAAGGCCGCGCGCGCCGGCCGCCGCCAGGCCCACTACGACAGCGTCTTCTTCCCGCTGGACGCCATCGGCGCCTGGAACCGCCTCTATGGCCGCGCCGGCTTCTACCAGTACCAGTGCGTCGTCCCGCCGGCCTCGGCCCGCGACGCCGTGGCCGAGCTCCTGGCGCAGATCGCCGCCAGCGGCGAGGGCTCGGTCCTGGCGGTGCTCAAGACCTTCGGCGCCCTGCCCTCGCCCGGCCTGCTGTCCTTCCCCATGGAGGGCACGACCCTGGCCCTCGACTTCCGCAATCGCGGCGAGCCGACCCTGAAGCTGTTCGACAGGTTCGACGCCATCGTGCGAGAGGCCGGGGGCCGTCTCTATCCGGCGAAGGATGGGCGCATCGGCGCCGGCATGTTCCAGGCCGGCTATCCGCAGCTCGCCGCCTTCGCCCCGCACGTCGATCCCGGCCTCACCTCGAATTTCTGGAAGCGCGTCAAATCATGA
- a CDS encoding aldo/keto reductase produces the protein MDKRRVGEFSVSAIGLGCMSLSHAYGAPPPREQAERVLKGALDAGYTFFDTAAVYGLGHNETLVGEALKGRRGDYVLASKCGITNAAATERGIDGRPETLKATCEGSLKRLQTDVIDLYYLHRWDRSVPIEDSVGALAELVAEGKIRAIGLSEVSAPTLRRAHAVHPIAALQTEYSPWTRNPEIAVLDACRELGVAFVAFSPVGRGFLAGGVRDVAQLEPGDFRLGMPRFQGEAFAANLALFDRFADLAREAGCTPAQLCLAWLLQKDEIIVPIPGTTNPDHMAEDAAGAEVRLSADVVQRLEALVNDRTVTGPRYAPAMQASVDTEG, from the coding sequence ATGGATAAGCGGCGCGTCGGCGAGTTTTCGGTTTCGGCCATCGGCCTGGGCTGCATGAGCCTCAGCCACGCCTACGGCGCCCCGCCGCCGCGCGAACAGGCCGAGCGGGTGCTGAAGGGCGCGCTCGACGCCGGCTACACGTTCTTCGACACCGCCGCCGTCTACGGCCTGGGCCATAACGAGACCCTGGTCGGCGAGGCGCTCAAGGGCCGCCGCGGCGACTACGTGCTGGCCTCGAAGTGCGGCATCACCAACGCCGCGGCGACCGAGCGCGGCATCGACGGCCGCCCGGAGACCCTCAAGGCCACCTGCGAGGGCAGCCTGAAGCGCCTCCAGACCGACGTCATCGACCTCTACTACCTGCACCGCTGGGACCGCAGCGTCCCCATCGAGGACAGCGTCGGCGCCCTGGCCGAGCTGGTGGCCGAGGGCAAGATCCGCGCGATCGGCCTCTCGGAGGTCTCCGCCCCGACCCTGCGCCGCGCCCATGCGGTCCACCCGATCGCCGCCCTGCAGACCGAATACTCGCCCTGGACCCGCAATCCGGAGATCGCCGTCCTCGACGCCTGCCGCGAGCTGGGCGTGGCCTTCGTCGCCTTCTCGCCGGTCGGCCGCGGCTTCCTGGCCGGCGGCGTCCGCGACGTGGCCCAGCTCGAGCCCGGGGACTTCCGGCTCGGCATGCCGCGCTTCCAGGGCGAGGCGTTCGCCGCCAACCTCGCGCTCTTCGACCGCTTCGCCGACCTGGCGCGCGAGGCCGGCTGCACGCCGGCCCAGCTGTGCCTCGCCTGGCTGCTGCAGAAGGACGAGATCATCGTCCCCATCCCCGGCACCACCAACCCCGACCACATGGCCGAGGACGCCGCCGGCGCCGAGGTCCGCCTGTCGGCCGACGTCGTCCAGCGCCTGGAGGCCCTGGTCAACGACCGCACCGTCACCGGCCCCCGCTACGCCCCGGCCATGCAGGCCAGCGTCGACACCGAGGGCTAG
- a CDS encoding DUF4402 domain-containing protein, translating to MGRLRTIILGVTGAALSAAVAAAQTRAATGGSVTVMDPIALSQGAQMTQGAVARPGAGPLSLSTATYTLTGLGGETFNVTAPASIALHRAGGPEQLQLTLTPSQTTGLVAGPAGAPGSTTIGVTGSAPVSGATAGGLYVGEYGLTVAYP from the coding sequence ATGGGGCGGCTACGGACGATCATTCTCGGCGTGACCGGTGCGGCGCTGTCCGCCGCGGTCGCGGCCGCCCAGACCCGGGCCGCCACCGGCGGCTCGGTCACGGTGATGGACCCCATCGCGCTCAGCCAGGGCGCGCAGATGACCCAGGGCGCGGTCGCCCGGCCCGGCGCCGGTCCGCTCAGCCTGTCCACCGCCACCTACACGCTCACCGGCCTGGGCGGGGAGACGTTCAACGTCACCGCGCCGGCCAGCATCGCGCTCCACCGCGCCGGCGGCCCGGAACAGCTGCAGCTCACCCTGACCCCCAGCCAGACCACCGGCCTGGTGGCCGGCCCCGCCGGCGCCCCGGGTTCGACCACCATCGGCGTCACCGGCAGCGCGCCCGTCTCCGGCGCCACCGCCGGCGGCCTCTACGTGGGCGAGTACGGGCTCACCGTCGCCTACCCCTGA
- a CDS encoding UbiA family prenyltransferase: MRPWLRAARPHQWSKNLLVLAPVALGWSQLSTPRLVDALFALLLLCAASSLTYMLNDVIDVEADRLHLTKRRRPFASGHLARRHGVALVAVGLPIVLLLGWLISPAVAASLAAYCALTLAYSFWLKRIAVTDAFVIGALFTMRLVVGTTAATLEWSAWLLTFSVFFFSSLALAKRHTELVGAGPHATGAVPGRGYRYEDRSLTLVLGVAASTASVLIGVQYLMAEVFPRGAYAHPLWLWAAPPLIFLWVGRIWLLANRGEMHDDPVVFALTDPVSHGLGAGMVIAFLLALL; encoded by the coding sequence GTGAGGCCGTGGCTGAGGGCGGCGCGGCCGCACCAGTGGTCCAAGAACCTGCTGGTTCTGGCGCCCGTGGCGCTGGGCTGGTCGCAACTGTCGACGCCGCGCCTCGTCGACGCCCTTTTCGCCCTGCTGCTGCTCTGCGCCGCCAGCTCGCTCACCTACATGCTCAACGACGTGATCGACGTCGAGGCCGACCGGCTGCACCTCACGAAGCGGCGGCGGCCGTTCGCCTCGGGCCACCTGGCCCGCCGTCACGGCGTGGCGCTGGTGGCCGTCGGCCTGCCGATCGTCCTGCTGCTGGGCTGGCTGATCTCGCCGGCGGTCGCCGCCAGCCTGGCGGCCTATTGCGCGCTGACGCTGGCCTATTCGTTCTGGCTGAAGCGCATCGCCGTCACCGACGCCTTCGTGATCGGCGCGCTCTTCACCATGCGGCTGGTGGTCGGCACCACCGCGGCGACGCTGGAATGGTCGGCCTGGTTGCTGACCTTTTCGGTGTTCTTCTTCTCGTCCCTGGCGCTCGCCAAGCGGCACACCGAGCTGGTGGGCGCCGGGCCCCACGCCACCGGCGCCGTGCCCGGCCGCGGCTACCGCTATGAGGACCGCAGCCTGACCCTGGTCCTCGGCGTGGCGGCCTCCACCGCCTCGGTGCTGATCGGCGTCCAGTACCTCATGGCGGAGGTGTTCCCGCGCGGGGCCTACGCCCACCCGCTCTGGCTGTGGGCCGCCCCGCCGCTGATCTTCCTGTGGGTCGGCCGCATCTGGCTGCTCGCCAATCGCGGCGAGATGCACGACGACCCGGTGGTGTTCGCCCTGACGGACCCGGTGAGCCACGGCCTGGGCGCCGGGATGGTGATCGCCTTCCTGCTCGCCCTGCTATGA
- a CDS encoding addiction module antidote protein: MAIETDAYDSALVLDTPEAIEEYLVDAFESEDSAVIAHALGVVARARGMSQLAEETGLSRQALYKALSVEGNPEFSTVMKVAHALGFKLSPTRIAQPA, from the coding sequence TTGGCGATTGAGACCGACGCCTATGACTCCGCGCTCGTGCTGGATACGCCGGAGGCGATCGAGGAATACCTCGTCGACGCCTTCGAATCCGAGGACTCCGCTGTCATCGCGCACGCCTTGGGCGTGGTCGCCCGAGCGCGGGGGATGTCGCAGCTGGCGGAGGAAACCGGCCTGAGCCGGCAGGCGCTCTACAAGGCGTTAAGCGTGGAGGGGAATCCCGAATTCTCCACGGTCATGAAGGTGGCCCACGCGCTGGGCTTCAAACTCAGCCCGACGCGGATCGCGCAGCCCGCCTGA
- a CDS encoding NAD(P)/FAD-dependent oxidoreductase, whose amino-acid sequence MVKTVIIGAGAMGLAAAHYAAGLGHEVDVVEADAVAGGMAAHFDFDGLSIERFYHFVCKPDLPTFRLLEELGLGGAMRWRPTSMAYFKGGRLHKWGDPLSLLATGLLNPIEKLRYGVQMFLTSRRRSFDDLENVSAKAWIERGAGRSVYDKLWRRLMELKFYQYADDVSAAWIATRVRRVGNSRKSLFQEELGYIEGGSQTLVDALVASIERQGGRIHLATPAERIETADGRVIGVAAGGRLFRADAVISTVPTPFVSRIAPDLPEASKAAYDAIRNIGVICVVHKLKQPVSPHFWVNIVEPGIDIPGVIEFSNLRPTPQPIVYVPYYMPTDNPKWSWTDAQLIEESFGYLRRINPDLTEADRLSSKVGRLRHAQPLCEPGFAARIPPIRTPIAGLQIADTCFYYPEDRGVSEGARLAREMALAIGTDHQPRREPVYE is encoded by the coding sequence ATGGTCAAGACGGTCATCATCGGCGCCGGCGCCATGGGCCTCGCCGCCGCCCACTACGCCGCCGGCCTGGGGCACGAGGTCGATGTGGTGGAGGCCGACGCCGTCGCCGGCGGCATGGCCGCGCACTTCGATTTCGACGGCCTGTCGATCGAGCGCTTCTACCACTTCGTCTGCAAGCCGGACCTCCCCACCTTCCGCCTGCTGGAGGAGCTGGGGCTGGGCGGCGCCATGCGCTGGCGCCCGACCTCCATGGCCTATTTCAAGGGCGGACGGCTGCACAAGTGGGGCGATCCGCTGTCGCTGCTGGCGACCGGCCTGCTGAACCCCATCGAGAAGCTCCGCTACGGGGTCCAGATGTTCCTGACCTCGCGACGCCGGAGCTTCGACGACCTCGAGAACGTCTCCGCCAAGGCCTGGATCGAGCGCGGCGCGGGACGCAGCGTCTACGACAAGCTCTGGCGTCGGCTGATGGAGCTGAAGTTCTACCAGTACGCCGACGACGTCTCCGCCGCCTGGATCGCCACCCGCGTCCGCCGGGTCGGCAACTCCCGCAAGTCCCTGTTCCAGGAGGAGCTGGGCTATATCGAGGGGGGCTCCCAGACGCTGGTCGACGCGCTGGTGGCCTCCATCGAGCGCCAGGGCGGCCGGATCCACTTGGCCACCCCCGCCGAGCGGATCGAGACCGCCGACGGCCGGGTCATCGGCGTGGCGGCGGGCGGGCGCCTGTTCCGCGCCGACGCGGTGATCAGCACCGTGCCGACGCCCTTCGTCTCGCGGATCGCCCCGGACCTGCCGGAGGCCTCGAAGGCCGCCTACGACGCGATCCGCAACATCGGCGTCATCTGCGTCGTCCATAAGCTGAAGCAACCGGTGTCGCCGCACTTCTGGGTCAACATCGTCGAGCCGGGCATCGACATCCCGGGCGTCATCGAGTTCTCGAACCTGCGTCCGACCCCGCAGCCGATCGTCTACGTCCCCTACTACATGCCCACCGACAATCCGAAGTGGTCCTGGACCGACGCCCAGCTGATCGAGGAAAGCTTCGGCTATCTGCGCCGGATCAATCCCGACCTCACCGAGGCGGACCGGCTGTCGAGCAAGGTCGGCCGCCTGCGCCACGCCCAGCCGCTGTGCGAGCCAGGGTTCGCGGCTCGGATCCCGCCGATCCGCACCCCGATCGCCGGCCTGCAGATCGCCGACACCTGCTTCTACTATCCCGAGGACCGCGGCGTCTCCGAAGGCGCCCGCCTCGCCCGCGAGATGGCGCTGGCCATCGGCACGGACCACCAGCCACGACGGGAGCCGGTCTACGAATGA
- a CDS encoding sensor histidine kinase — MTAEAAGGAQAQRSLARSATGVLVAGLLVLAAALARAWLGARFAGILPFSLFFPAILAAALFGGTLAGIVALALSVLVGWYYFLDPSGFHLATPARSVNLGLFVLSGALVALVGARLHRVVGELRSANAALSERELRYRTLFDSVSDGFALVEGIWAEDGKLADYRVLEVNPAMLRILNTDLSVVGRRQSEILDATPPAWLAACEAALRGEAISFEFHAPGSERWYEIRLSRAAENQLAQFVVDITDRKAAERRQSELFDELNHRVKNNLALVSSMLAMQGRAADLPAVREHLAKAVDRIQTIADVHASLYRTSSQDEVDFAAYLQDLCARLSGALLEDDRVRIEVTAEPAALPLDKAVSLGVVVNELVTNAAKHAYPAPARGSISVRLGHRDGDLTLSVSDCGTGLPGTPSAHGLGMRLVRSLVQQNGGTLDIEHHPGATFTITLPGRGLLPRAAAR; from the coding sequence ATGACGGCCGAAGCGGCAGGTGGCGCACAGGCGCAGCGGAGCCTCGCGCGCAGCGCGACCGGCGTCCTCGTCGCCGGGCTCCTCGTCCTGGCCGCCGCCCTCGCGCGCGCCTGGCTGGGCGCGCGCTTTGCGGGGATCCTGCCGTTCAGCCTGTTCTTTCCGGCCATCCTGGCGGCGGCGCTGTTCGGCGGGACGCTCGCCGGGATCGTCGCCCTCGCGCTCAGCGTCCTGGTCGGCTGGTACTATTTCCTCGACCCCTCAGGCTTCCACCTCGCCACCCCGGCGCGGAGCGTCAACCTGGGGCTCTTCGTGCTGTCGGGCGCCCTCGTCGCCCTGGTCGGCGCGCGCCTGCACAGGGTGGTGGGCGAGCTCAGGTCCGCCAACGCGGCGCTGTCGGAGCGCGAGCTGCGCTACCGCACCCTGTTCGATTCGGTCTCCGACGGCTTCGCCCTGGTGGAGGGCATCTGGGCCGAGGACGGCAAGCTCGCCGACTACCGGGTGCTCGAGGTGAACCCGGCCATGCTGCGGATCCTCAACACCGACCTGTCGGTGGTCGGTCGCCGCCAGAGCGAGATCCTGGACGCGACCCCGCCGGCCTGGCTCGCCGCCTGCGAGGCGGCGCTGCGCGGCGAGGCCATCAGCTTCGAGTTCCACGCCCCCGGTTCCGAGCGCTGGTACGAGATCCGCCTGAGCCGGGCGGCCGAGAACCAGCTCGCCCAGTTCGTCGTCGACATCACCGACCGCAAGGCCGCCGAGCGCCGCCAATCCGAGCTGTTCGACGAGCTGAACCATCGGGTGAAGAACAACCTCGCCCTGGTCTCCTCGATGCTCGCCATGCAGGGCCGCGCCGCCGACCTGCCGGCGGTGCGCGAGCACCTGGCCAAGGCCGTCGACCGGATCCAGACCATCGCCGACGTCCACGCCAGCCTCTATCGCACCAGCAGCCAGGACGAGGTCGACTTCGCCGCCTACCTGCAGGACCTCTGCGCCCGGCTCTCAGGCGCCCTGCTGGAGGACGACCGCGTCCGCATCGAGGTCACGGCGGAGCCCGCCGCCCTGCCGCTGGACAAGGCGGTGTCCCTCGGCGTGGTGGTCAACGAGCTGGTGACCAACGCCGCCAAGCACGCCTATCCCGCCCCGGCCCGCGGCTCAATCTCGGTGAGGCTGGGCCATCGCGACGGCGACCTGACGCTCTCGGTGAGCGACTGCGGCACCGGCTTGCCCGGCACGCCGTCCGCCCATGGACTGGGCATGCGCCTGGTCCGCTCCCTCGTGCAGCAGAACGGCGGCACCCTGGATATCGAGCATCATCCCGGCGCCACCTTCACCATCACCCTGCCGGGGCGCGGCCTGCTCCCCCGCGCCGCCGCGCGTTGA